A DNA window from Leptolyngbya sp. KIOST-1 contains the following coding sequences:
- a CDS encoding TenA family protein, protein MSLSLSLWNANADLAQACLQHPFVQGLGVGTLAVETFAYYVGQDAFFLEAFARAYSIAAAKAATWEAFQVFHQLADGVLAELNLHGSYAKEWGVELTSVSPGAATRRYTDFLLSTAWGQPPGATAIAMAPCMRLYAFLGQSLAQLEPPPHRYSAWIETYSSDQFEPLAAQLEALIDEQAVDTPSHRAAYRYAMECELAFFEAAWQENA, encoded by the coding sequence ATGTCGCTCTCCCTCTCCCTCTGGAACGCCAACGCCGATCTGGCCCAGGCCTGTCTACAGCACCCCTTTGTGCAGGGCCTGGGCGTCGGCACCCTGGCCGTTGAAACCTTTGCCTACTACGTCGGTCAGGACGCCTTTTTCCTTGAAGCCTTTGCCCGGGCCTACAGCATTGCTGCCGCCAAAGCGGCTACCTGGGAAGCGTTTCAGGTGTTTCACCAGCTTGCGGATGGGGTACTGGCCGAGCTCAATTTGCACGGCAGCTATGCCAAGGAATGGGGCGTGGAGTTGACCTCGGTGTCCCCCGGTGCCGCCACCCGCCGCTACACCGATTTTTTGCTCAGCACCGCCTGGGGGCAACCCCCAGGGGCAACGGCGATCGCTATGGCCCCCTGCATGCGGCTCTATGCCTTTTTGGGGCAGTCTCTGGCCCAGCTGGAGCCGCCGCCCCACCGCTACAGCGCCTGGATCGAGACCTACAGCAGCGACCAGTTTGAGCCCCTGGCCGCTCAACTGGAGGCGCTGATCGATGAGCAGGCTGTCGATACCCCCAGCCATCGGGCCGCCTACCGCTACGCGATGGAGTGCGAACTCGCCTTTTTTGAAGCCGCCTGGCAGGAAAACGCCTGA
- the lepB gene encoding signal peptidase I, protein MTDPSDKSSLPPEPALTPGSVPKKQASQPNPWVEGLQTIGLSVVLALGIRHFVAEARYIPSGSMEPTLQINDRLVIEKISYHLNPPQHGDIVVFWPPDSLTTPGRRRDAFIKRIVGLPGDVVEVRDGEVIRNGEVLDEPFIKAPPDYQWGPEEIPEASFMVLGDNRNSSYDSHAWGFVPQENIIGRAVVRFWPPGRVGLIDD, encoded by the coding sequence GTGACCGATCCGTCTGACAAGTCTTCGCTACCGCCCGAGCCTGCCCTGACTCCGGGTTCGGTACCCAAAAAACAGGCGTCCCAGCCCAACCCCTGGGTGGAAGGGCTGCAAACTATTGGGCTCAGCGTAGTGCTGGCGTTGGGCATTCGGCACTTTGTGGCAGAGGCGCGCTACATTCCCTCTGGTTCTATGGAGCCGACGCTCCAGATCAACGATCGCCTGGTGATCGAAAAAATTAGCTATCACCTCAACCCCCCTCAGCATGGCGACATTGTGGTGTTTTGGCCCCCCGATAGCCTGACCACACCGGGCAGGCGCCGCGATGCGTTTATTAAGCGGATTGTGGGTCTGCCGGGAGACGTTGTGGAAGTGCGCGATGGTGAGGTGATTCGCAACGGCGAGGTGCTGGATGAACCCTTCATCAAAGCCCCGCCCGACTACCAGTGGGGACCTGAGGAAATACCCGAGGCATCCTTCATGGTGCTGGGCGACAACCGCAACAGTAGCTATGACAGCCACGCCTGGGGATTTGTGCCCCAGGAAAACATTATTGGCAGAGCCGTGGTGCGATTTTGGCCACCGGGCCGGGTTGGCCTGATCGACGATTGA
- the lptC gene encoding LPS export ABC transporter periplasmic protein LptC, with product MAQWRRLMISGAAIAALTVGLYSLIGPGPDPNSGVVDTANDPEPGLTLRDVTLEQPDDQGQLLWRVKGDEVTYSTDQQVAFITRPDGDLFQDGEVIYRVVADTGEVRENGSVILLRGNIVATGVQNGSILRGSEMEWRPQNDVLIMRNQITGTHPQLRAAADEARVFNRENRMELEGNVVANTVVEDPQTEPWLKLQAQELTWFWQDERIDSTQPLRVEQFKQNAISDVVTGQRGSVDLAEKLVALRGQVAMQMLELPLTMTSEALDWQVDQEQVAVNQPLTLVHPENRIRVTASRGQMDLAAQQILLTQDVVAVGETNQTRMTSDRLRWDVESQTVVAEGRVNYRQVNPTLNLNGSRAVGRLDDQTVVVDGGRVVTEIVPN from the coding sequence ATGGCACAGTGGCGGCGGTTAATGATTAGCGGGGCGGCGATCGCCGCCCTGACGGTAGGCCTGTATAGCTTGATTGGCCCTGGCCCGGATCCCAATAGCGGGGTGGTAGACACGGCCAACGATCCAGAACCCGGCCTCACCCTGCGCGATGTCACCCTGGAGCAGCCCGATGACCAGGGGCAGCTGCTGTGGCGAGTGAAGGGTGACGAAGTCACCTACAGCACTGACCAGCAGGTGGCCTTCATCACCAGGCCCGACGGCGACCTGTTTCAGGATGGGGAGGTAATCTACAGGGTCGTTGCCGACACGGGGGAAGTGCGGGAAAACGGCAGCGTGATTCTGCTGCGCGGCAATATTGTGGCCACCGGTGTCCAGAACGGCTCCATTTTGCGCGGCAGCGAAATGGAGTGGCGACCCCAAAATGACGTGCTGATCATGCGCAATCAGATTACCGGCACCCATCCCCAGCTGCGAGCCGCCGCCGATGAGGCGCGGGTGTTTAACCGCGAAAACCGCATGGAGCTAGAGGGCAACGTGGTGGCCAACACCGTGGTGGAAGATCCCCAAACTGAGCCCTGGCTCAAGCTCCAGGCCCAGGAACTGACCTGGTTTTGGCAGGACGAGCGCATCGATAGCACCCAGCCCCTGCGGGTTGAGCAGTTTAAGCAAAACGCCATCAGCGATGTCGTCACCGGCCAGCGCGGTTCTGTGGACCTGGCGGAGAAGCTGGTTGCCCTGCGGGGGCAGGTGGCGATGCAAATGCTGGAACTACCGCTCACCATGACCAGCGAGGCCCTGGATTGGCAGGTGGATCAGGAGCAGGTAGCGGTCAACCAGCCCCTGACCCTAGTCCACCCCGAAAACAGAATTCGGGTCACCGCCAGCCGGGGTCAGATGGACCTGGCCGCTCAGCAAATTCTGCTGACCCAGGACGTGGTGGCTGTTGGCGAAACCAATCAGACCCGCATGACCAGCGATCGCCTCAGGTGGGACGTGGAAAGCCAGACGGTGGTGGCCGAAGGCCGAGTCAACTATCGCCAGGTCAACCCCACCCTCAACCTCAACGGCTCCCGCGCGGTGGGTCGCCTCGACGATCAAACTGTTGTGGTGGACGGCGGCCGCGTCGTCACCGAAATTGTGCCGAATTAG
- a CDS encoding TenA family transcriptional regulator, whose protein sequence is MPLTCQSLLQAHPIAWEKATTHPFLSGCHSGTLQSAQFNTWLVQDFLFVKAFTRMVGRVLAAAPDDHIDGLLAGLGALKDELLWFEAKAAERSLNLVTPLQPTCQYYCEFMASLAIAPYPVQATALWAIEYAYNQGWQLPGPMPEPYTEFADRWGNPGFTDYVRLLAAQADAALATASPMVEAEAKAAFLRVAELEAAFWQMAFALGDEGR, encoded by the coding sequence ATGCCATTGACCTGTCAGTCCCTGCTGCAAGCCCACCCGATCGCCTGGGAAAAGGCCACCACCCATCCTTTCTTGAGCGGTTGCCACAGCGGTACCCTACAGTCAGCCCAGTTCAACACCTGGCTGGTGCAGGACTTTTTGTTTGTCAAAGCCTTTACCCGCATGGTGGGCCGGGTGCTGGCCGCCGCCCCCGACGACCACATTGACGGGCTGCTGGCGGGGCTGGGGGCCCTCAAGGACGAGCTGCTGTGGTTTGAGGCCAAGGCTGCCGAGCGATCGCTCAATCTGGTCACTCCCCTTCAGCCCACCTGTCAGTACTACTGTGAGTTTATGGCCAGCCTGGCCATTGCCCCCTACCCGGTGCAGGCCACCGCCCTGTGGGCGATCGAATATGCCTACAACCAGGGCTGGCAACTCCCTGGCCCCATGCCCGAACCCTACACCGAGTTTGCCGATCGCTGGGGCAACCCCGGCTTCACCGACTACGTGCGCCTGCTGGCCGCCCAGGCCGATGCGGCCCTGGCCACCGCCAGTCCCATGGTGGAGGCCGAAGCCAAAGCTGCCTTTCTGCGAGTTGCCGAACTCGAAGCCGCCTTCTGGCAAATGGCCTTTGCCCTGGGGGATGAGGGTAGGTGA
- a CDS encoding phosphoribosyltransferase — translation MLNTVAHDRRFQDRADAGQQLADRLKGYAQCPNLLVLGLPRGGVPVAYPVAQALQAPLDICLVRKLGVPDHKELALGAIASGGVRVLNDDVVKGMGISAAAIDAIAARELEELQRRDRAYRGDRPSPSIRDRTVILVDDGIATGATMRAAVSVIQPQGPARLIVAAPVAAPALCQELSLMVDEVVCVVMPPTLRAIGYWYQDFSQTSDDDVRHLLSCSG, via the coding sequence ATGCTCAACACGGTTGCCCACGATAGGCGGTTTCAAGACCGTGCCGACGCCGGACAACAGCTGGCTGATCGGCTCAAAGGCTATGCCCAGTGCCCAAATCTGCTGGTGCTGGGCCTGCCCAGGGGCGGCGTGCCCGTGGCCTACCCGGTGGCCCAGGCCCTTCAGGCTCCCCTGGATATCTGCCTGGTGCGCAAGCTGGGGGTGCCAGACCATAAGGAACTGGCCCTGGGGGCGATCGCCTCGGGCGGAGTGCGCGTGTTGAACGACGATGTGGTGAAGGGGATGGGGATTTCTGCCGCCGCCATTGACGCGATCGCGGCCCGAGAACTGGAGGAGCTACAGCGCCGCGATCGCGCCTACCGGGGCGATCGACCGTCGCCCTCCATCCGCGATCGCACCGTTATTCTGGTCGATGACGGCATCGCCACCGGGGCTACCATGCGGGCCGCCGTTTCCGTGATCCAGCCCCAAGGACCAGCCCGGCTAATTGTGGCCGCCCCGGTGGCCGCCCCGGCCCTGTGCCAGGAGTTGAGCCTGATGGTGGATGAGGTCGTGTGTGTGGTCATGCCGCCAACGCTGCGTGCGATCGGCTACTGGTACCAGGACTTTTCCCAAACCAGCGACGACGATGTTCGCCACCTCCTGAGTTGTTCGGGCTGA
- a CDS encoding cysteine synthase A, which translates to MDIKNGFVATVGNTPLIRLPSVSEATGCDILGKAEFLNPGGSVKDRAALYIVEDAERKGLLKPGGTVVEGTAGNTGIGLAHICNAKGYRCLIVIPDTQSQEKIDLLCTLGAEVRTVPAVPYRDPNNYVKVSGRLAEELDNAVWANQFDNLANRLAHYETTGPEIWAQTEGRVDGWVAATGTGGTYAGTALFLKEKNPQIRCVVADPMGSGLYSYVKTGEINIQGNSITEGIGNSRITANMDGVPIDDAIQVDDTEALRTIYQLLYQDGLFMGGSVGINVAAAVRLAQQLGPGHTIVTVLCDGGSRYQSRIYSRSWLEEKGLWSEELAPPAPAAAIGEAIA; encoded by the coding sequence ATGGATATCAAAAACGGGTTTGTCGCCACGGTAGGTAATACTCCGCTGATTCGTCTTCCCAGCGTTAGCGAGGCTACGGGGTGCGACATTCTGGGCAAAGCAGAGTTTCTCAACCCCGGTGGGTCGGTCAAAGACCGGGCCGCCCTCTACATTGTTGAAGACGCGGAGAGAAAGGGGCTGCTGAAGCCCGGCGGCACCGTGGTTGAAGGCACCGCAGGCAACACCGGCATTGGTCTGGCCCACATCTGCAATGCCAAGGGCTACCGCTGCTTGATCGTCATTCCCGACACCCAGTCCCAGGAGAAAATTGACCTGCTGTGCACCCTGGGCGCTGAGGTGCGCACCGTGCCCGCCGTGCCCTACCGGGACCCCAACAACTACGTCAAAGTCTCGGGGCGGCTGGCCGAAGAACTCGACAACGCCGTCTGGGCCAACCAGTTTGACAACCTGGCTAACCGTCTGGCCCACTACGAAACCACCGGTCCCGAGATCTGGGCCCAAACCGAGGGCCGAGTCGACGGCTGGGTAGCCGCCACGGGCACCGGCGGCACCTACGCGGGCACAGCCCTGTTTCTAAAGGAGAAAAATCCGCAGATTCGCTGCGTGGTGGCCGACCCCATGGGCAGCGGCCTCTATAGCTATGTCAAAACGGGGGAAATCAATATCCAGGGCAATTCGATTACCGAGGGCATTGGCAACAGCCGCATCACCGCCAACATGGACGGCGTCCCCATCGACGATGCCATTCAGGTGGACGATACCGAAGCCCTGCGCACCATCTATCAGCTGCTGTACCAGGACGGCCTGTTCATGGGCGGTTCTGTGGGCATCAACGTGGCGGCGGCGGTCCGACTGGCCCAGCAGCTTGGCCCCGGCCACACCATTGTCACGGTGCTGTGCGACGGTGGCTCGCGCTATCAGTCGCGCATCTACAGCCGCTCCTGGCTGGAAGAGAAGGGCCTGTGGTCAGAGGAACTGGCTCCTCCTGCACCTGCCGCTGCGATCGGTGAGGCGATCGCCTAG
- a CDS encoding HAD family hydrolase — MKTLDALIFDVDGTLAETERDGHRVAFNQAFQEFGLPWHWPVGLYGQLLRVAGGKERIRHYIERYQPPVPPQEEIEALVVALHQAKARHFQALVASNVIPLRPGVRRLIAAAQREGVRLAIATTSAKDSVLPLLEHLLGPGSPTWFEVIAAGDMVANKKPAPDIYHLVIDAMGLNPATCLVVEDSRQGLEAAVAAGLPTVVTVNDYTRSSAMPHARLVISHLGEPSLPFEVLWGNANNAYYFSLDLAQALL, encoded by the coding sequence ATGAAAACCCTTGACGCGCTCATCTTTGATGTCGATGGTACCCTGGCCGAAACCGAGCGGGACGGCCACCGGGTTGCGTTTAACCAGGCGTTTCAGGAGTTTGGTCTACCCTGGCACTGGCCGGTAGGCCTCTACGGTCAGCTGTTGCGGGTGGCTGGGGGCAAGGAGCGCATTCGTCACTACATTGAGCGCTACCAGCCCCCGGTGCCGCCGCAGGAAGAGATCGAGGCGCTGGTGGTGGCGCTGCATCAGGCCAAGGCTCGCCATTTTCAGGCGCTGGTTGCCAGCAACGTCATCCCGCTGCGGCCAGGGGTGCGGCGATTGATCGCCGCAGCGCAGCGGGAAGGGGTACGCCTGGCGATCGCCACCACCAGCGCCAAGGACAGCGTGCTGCCGCTGCTGGAGCACCTGCTGGGGCCAGGGTCGCCCACCTGGTTTGAGGTGATTGCGGCGGGCGACATGGTGGCGAACAAAAAACCCGCCCCTGACATTTACCATCTGGTGATCGACGCCATGGGCCTCAACCCCGCCACCTGCCTGGTGGTCGAAGACAGTCGCCAGGGGTTAGAGGCCGCCGTTGCCGCCGGACTTCCCACCGTGGTCACGGTCAATGACTACACCCGCAGCTCGGCTATGCCCCACGCGCGCCTGGTTATCAGCCATCTGGGCGAACCCAGTCTCCCATTTGAAGTGCTCTGGGGCAACGCGAACAACGCCTACTATTTCTCCCTCGATCTGGCCCAGGCGCTGCTGTGA
- a CDS encoding DUF3593 domain-containing protein, with translation MLDKNTLFAMSLFPYLGFLWFMSQTKETPRLALSGFYALLVFVAVTIPAGIYAKVGLGEELANVDWLHGGAEAFLTLSNILVVLGFRQAVLQHRAGVEEEGK, from the coding sequence ATGCTCGACAAAAACACTCTCTTTGCCATGTCCCTCTTCCCCTACCTGGGGTTTCTGTGGTTCATGAGCCAAACCAAAGAAACTCCCCGCCTGGCGCTGTCCGGGTTCTATGCGCTGCTGGTGTTTGTGGCCGTGACCATTCCGGCGGGCATCTATGCCAAGGTGGGCCTGGGTGAAGAGTTGGCCAATGTCGACTGGCTGCACGGGGGAGCCGAGGCGTTCCTGACTCTGTCAAACATTCTGGTGGTGCTGGGGTTTCGGCAGGCGGTCTTGCAGCACCGGGCCGGGGTGGAGGAAGAGGGCAAGTGA
- a CDS encoding NYN domain-containing protein has translation MLDTHQNHSLLSDDAIFTPEQVLDNRGRVAIFIDGSNLFYAALQLGIEIDYTKLLCKLTSGSRLFRSFFYTGVDRTNEKQQGFLLWMRRNGYRVIAKDLVQLPDGSKKANLDVEIAVDLVALVDYYDTAVLVSGDGDLAYAADAASYRGARVEVVSLRSMTSDSLINVADRYIDLEGVKDDIRKLPRNSASQNYTYRPLSNLATAEEPPNDSLAIGE, from the coding sequence ATGTTAGATACTCACCAGAACCATTCTCTCCTTAGCGACGACGCCATATTCACCCCAGAGCAGGTGCTCGACAATCGGGGGCGGGTGGCTATTTTTATCGATGGATCCAATCTGTTCTATGCGGCCCTGCAACTGGGGATTGAAATCGACTACACCAAGTTGCTGTGCAAGCTGACCTCCGGGTCACGGCTGTTTCGATCGTTTTTCTACACCGGGGTAGACCGTACCAACGAAAAGCAGCAGGGGTTCTTGCTGTGGATGCGGCGCAACGGCTACCGAGTGATTGCCAAGGACCTGGTGCAGCTGCCCGACGGCTCGAAAAAAGCCAATCTGGACGTCGAAATTGCCGTTGACCTGGTGGCCCTGGTCGACTACTACGACACGGCGGTACTGGTCAGCGGCGATGGCGATCTGGCCTACGCCGCCGATGCCGCCAGCTATCGGGGGGCGCGGGTGGAGGTGGTCAGCCTGCGATCGATGACCAGCGACAGCCTGATCAATGTGGCCGATCGCTACATTGACCTGGAAGGGGTCAAGGACGACATTCGCAAGCTGCCCCGAAATTCTGCCAGTCAAAACTACACCTATCGCCCGCTGTCTAATTTAGCTACCGCAGAGGAACCTCCGAACGATAGCCTAGCGATCGGCGAGTAG
- a CDS encoding DUF2499 domain-containing protein — translation MHALSLPTWMIHISSVLEWMAAMWFIWQFAAVTQRPVWRWLAIAMFPALVSAMAACTWHLFDNAPGLAWLVTFQAAMTVVGNATLCLAAWWIWRQGSASATSAK, via the coding sequence ATGCACGCCCTGTCGCTACCCACCTGGATGATCCACATTTCAAGCGTGCTGGAGTGGATGGCGGCGATGTGGTTCATCTGGCAGTTTGCGGCAGTAACCCAGCGCCCTGTGTGGCGGTGGCTGGCGATCGCCATGTTTCCAGCCCTGGTCAGCGCTATGGCCGCCTGCACCTGGCACCTGTTCGACAACGCGCCCGGGCTGGCCTGGCTGGTGACTTTCCAGGCCGCCATGACGGTGGTGGGCAATGCTACCCTCTGCCTCGCCGCCTGGTGGATCTGGCGGCAGGGCAGCGCTTCGGCAACCAGCGCCAAGTAA
- the csaB gene encoding polysaccharide pyruvyl transferase CsaB: protein MRAVLCGYYGMGNGGDEALLATLLQMLPPRVTPVVLSGNPAETAQRYGVEAVPRKALKPVLRALRGADVFIWGGGSLLQDATSLQNPIYYGGLMALAQWLGLKTLAWGQGIGPLNHPLSQGLGRYTLGRCDAVSVRDNGSAAWLARWQVPGMQAPDPVWALEAAPVEGLWDLPAPRVAVALRPHPWLTESRLDQFTQALAAFQSATRTCLLLVPFQPGKDLPIAEYIQPRLPGPSHIYTLSDPHQLKGLFRGVEMTLGMRLHALIMAAAEGCRCFGFSYDPKVSQLMTDLDLPGFDLNPRAVAHRWPETPEQVTQAWLEVYANGDPLTPEQIKSRVDRALMHQDLLHDVLGASSIHS, encoded by the coding sequence ATGCGAGCGGTTTTGTGTGGCTACTACGGCATGGGCAACGGCGGCGACGAAGCGCTGCTGGCCACCCTGCTGCAAATGCTGCCCCCCAGGGTGACTCCGGTGGTGCTGTCCGGCAACCCGGCTGAAACTGCCCAGCGCTACGGGGTGGAGGCGGTGCCCCGCAAAGCCTTGAAGCCCGTTCTGCGGGCGTTGCGAGGGGCCGATGTGTTTATTTGGGGCGGGGGGAGCCTGCTGCAAGATGCCACCAGCCTGCAAAATCCTATTTACTACGGCGGCCTGATGGCCCTGGCCCAGTGGCTGGGGCTCAAGACCCTGGCCTGGGGCCAGGGCATAGGTCCGCTCAACCATCCCCTCAGTCAGGGGCTGGGGCGCTATACGCTGGGCCGCTGTGACGCCGTCAGCGTGCGCGACAATGGCTCGGCGGCCTGGTTGGCCCGCTGGCAGGTGCCGGGCATGCAGGCCCCCGATCCGGTGTGGGCCCTGGAGGCTGCCCCTGTGGAGGGGCTGTGGGATCTCCCCGCCCCCCGCGTTGCCGTGGCCCTGCGTCCCCATCCCTGGCTTACCGAAAGCCGCCTCGACCAGTTCACTCAAGCCCTGGCCGCGTTTCAATCGGCTACCCGGACCTGCCTGCTGCTGGTGCCGTTTCAGCCCGGCAAAGATCTGCCCATTGCCGAGTATATTCAGCCCCGTCTGCCCGGCCCCAGCCACATCTACACCCTCAGCGACCCCCACCAGCTCAAGGGGTTGTTTCGCGGCGTGGAGATGACCCTGGGAATGCGGCTCCACGCCCTGATCATGGCGGCGGCTGAGGGCTGCCGCTGTTTTGGGTTCAGCTACGACCCCAAGGTCAGCCAGCTGATGACCGACCTTGATCTGCCGGGCTTTGATCTCAATCCCCGAGCGGTGGCCCATCGCTGGCCAGAGACCCCGGAGCAGGTGACCCAAGCCTGGCTGGAGGTCTACGCCAACGGCGACCCCTTGACTCCAGAGCAAATCAAATCGCGGGTCGATCGCGCCCTCATGCACCAGGACCTGCTGCACGACGTGCTAGGGGCGTCATCCATTCACTCTTAA
- a CDS encoding glutathione peroxidase produces the protein MSLPSNLATLDGAPLAPESLANKVILFVNVASKCGLTPQYSGLVDLDKAYGDRGLMIVGVPCNQFGQQEPGSSEEIKDFTKTKYDVDFTLLEKQDVNGPNRSPLYQFLVGEGPDITWNFGKFLVGRDGSVVARFDPQTPPNDPELKAAIEQALG, from the coding sequence ATGTCTCTTCCTTCCAACCTGGCTACCCTAGACGGTGCGCCTCTGGCCCCCGAATCCCTGGCCAACAAAGTCATTTTGTTTGTAAATGTGGCCAGCAAGTGTGGTCTGACACCCCAGTACAGCGGTCTGGTAGACCTGGACAAAGCCTATGGCGATCGCGGCCTGATGATTGTAGGGGTGCCCTGCAACCAGTTCGGGCAGCAGGAACCCGGCAGCTCTGAAGAAATCAAAGACTTCACCAAAACCAAGTACGACGTCGATTTCACCCTGCTCGAAAAGCAGGATGTCAACGGTCCCAACCGCAGCCCGCTCTACCAGTTTTTGGTGGGGGAAGGCCCGGATATCACCTGGAACTTTGGCAAGTTTCTGGTCGGTCGCGACGGCAGCGTGGTCGCCCGCTTTGACCCCCAAACTCCGCCCAACGACCCCGAGCTGAAGGCGGCGATCGAGCAGGCCCTGGGCTAA
- a CDS encoding helix-turn-helix domain-containing protein, whose protein sequence is MPRLAAPPITLTTDEQTGLEKIARRPSTAQQIALRASIILRAAQGASHGEIARELGITKDTSRLWRSRWLELSARELPIEDRLQDAPRAGCPPTFTLEQITQLYALACAPPEQYGRPISHWTGCELADEMMKQGIVDTISPRHVGRLLAEAELKPHQTRYWLHPPRILSSPPKLPTSAVSISRPGRAASTVS, encoded by the coding sequence ATGCCAAGACTTGCCGCTCCTCCCATCACGCTAACGACCGATGAACAGACGGGCCTAGAGAAAATCGCTCGGCGACCGAGCACAGCCCAGCAGATTGCGCTGCGAGCGTCCATCATCTTGCGTGCCGCTCAAGGTGCCAGTCATGGCGAGATTGCTCGGGAACTCGGGATTACCAAAGATACGAGTCGTCTCTGGCGCAGTCGGTGGCTAGAGCTGAGTGCCCGTGAGTTACCCATCGAAGATCGACTCCAGGATGCGCCTCGAGCGGGGTGCCCGCCGACGTTCACGTTGGAGCAAATCACGCAACTCTATGCCCTGGCCTGCGCCCCGCCTGAGCAGTATGGTCGCCCCATCAGCCATTGGACGGGTTGCGAGTTGGCCGATGAGATGATGAAGCAGGGCATTGTCGACACCATCAGCCCCCGTCACGTCGGGCGATTGTTAGCTGAAGCCGAACTTAAACCCCACCAGACTCGCTACTGGCTCCATCCCCCCCGGATCCTGAGTTCGCCGCCAAAGTTACCGACATCTGCGGTGTCTATCAGCAGGCCAGGGCGCGCAGCGAGCACGGTGAGTTGA
- the metG gene encoding methionine--tRNA ligase, which produces MTFTPADKPSFAITTPLYYVNGLPHIGSAYTTIAADVVARFYRLMGHPVLMITGTDEHGQKIQRTAEERGVSPQEHCDEFVAGFERLWQLLNIDCDRFIRTTAPRHNVIVNEFFQRVWDRGDIYKGQQQGWYCVSCEEFKEERDLIGEKRCPIHTNKPVEWRDESNYFFKLSNYQEQLEKLYADRPDFIQPESRRNEVLSFVKRGLQDFSISRINLDWGFPVPTDADHTLYVWFDALLGYITALQDSDEPPSLDKAIAHWWPINTHLIGKDILRFHAVYWPAMLMSAGLSLPERVFGHGFLTKDGQKMGKSQGNTLDPVDLVEKYGPDAVRYYFLREIEFGKDGDFNETRFINVLNADLANDLGNLLNRTLKMAARYCEGRVPDVDRQAIALDHPLRAIGTALTDTVAQAYSQLAFSQACTATLALVQASNKFLDEQAPWSLYKQGKQAETELVLYAVLESVRQAAYLLSPIIPDLSNRIYTQLGFAFEFNDKTLGQRVAYADHAAWGYLPPGQPLGEAAPVFQRLELPTPAASP; this is translated from the coding sequence ATGACTTTTACCCCTGCCGATAAGCCATCCTTTGCCATTACTACCCCGCTGTACTACGTCAATGGTTTACCCCATATTGGCAGCGCCTATACGACCATTGCTGCCGATGTCGTAGCTCGGTTTTATCGGTTGATGGGGCACCCGGTGCTGATGATAACCGGCACCGATGAGCACGGCCAAAAGATTCAGCGCACCGCTGAAGAACGGGGGGTTTCGCCGCAGGAGCACTGCGACGAATTTGTGGCTGGGTTTGAGCGGTTGTGGCAGCTATTAAATATTGACTGCGATCGCTTCATTCGCACCACCGCCCCCCGCCACAATGTCATCGTCAACGAGTTTTTTCAGCGGGTGTGGGACCGGGGCGATATTTACAAAGGCCAGCAGCAGGGCTGGTACTGCGTCTCCTGCGAAGAATTTAAAGAAGAGCGCGACCTGATTGGAGAAAAGCGCTGCCCCATCCACACCAACAAGCCGGTGGAGTGGCGCGACGAGTCCAACTACTTTTTTAAGCTATCTAACTATCAGGAGCAGCTAGAAAAGCTCTACGCCGATCGCCCCGATTTTATTCAGCCTGAGTCGCGCCGCAACGAGGTGCTGAGCTTCGTCAAGCGGGGATTGCAGGATTTTTCCATCTCGCGCATCAACCTCGACTGGGGCTTTCCAGTACCCACCGACGCCGACCACACTCTCTACGTTTGGTTCGATGCCCTGTTGGGCTACATCACCGCTCTGCAAGACTCTGACGAACCGCCCAGCCTGGACAAGGCGATCGCCCACTGGTGGCCGATCAACACCCACCTGATTGGCAAAGATATTCTCCGCTTCCACGCCGTTTATTGGCCTGCCATGCTGATGTCGGCGGGGTTGTCCCTGCCCGAGCGAGTGTTTGGCCACGGCTTTTTGACCAAGGACGGTCAGAAAATGGGCAAGAGCCAGGGCAACACCCTGGACCCGGTGGACCTGGTTGAGAAGTACGGCCCCGACGCGGTGCGCTACTATTTTTTGCGCGAAATTGAGTTTGGCAAAGACGGCGACTTTAACGAAACCCGCTTTATCAACGTGCTCAATGCGGACCTGGCCAACGATCTGGGCAACCTGCTCAACCGCACCTTGAAAATGGCGGCCCGCTACTGCGAAGGTCGGGTGCCCGATGTCGATCGGCAGGCGATCGCCCTAGACCATCCCCTGCGGGCGATCGGAACTGCCCTCACCGACACCGTGGCCCAGGCCTATTCCCAGTTGGCCTTTAGCCAGGCCTGCACCGCTACCCTGGCGCTGGTGCAGGCCAGCAACAAGTTTTTAGACGAGCAAGCGCCCTGGAGTCTCTACAAGCAGGGCAAACAGGCCGAAACCGAGCTGGTTCTGTACGCTGTGCTGGAGTCGGTGCGGCAGGCCGCCTACCTGCTGTCGCCCATCATCCCCGACCTCAGCAACCGGATTTATACACAGCTGGGCTTTGCCTTCGAGTTTAACGACAAAACCCTGGGCCAGAGGGTCGCCTATGCCGACCACGCCGCCTGGGGTTACCTTCCCCCCGGCCAGCCCCTGGGAGAAGCCGCACCCGTCTTTCAGCGGCTAGAGCTACCCACCCCAGCGGCCAGCCCCTGA